The sequence TTGGCTTTATGCATAGACAATGATTGCATGTTTAGATATTTCTAGCCCATACATTTCTTTTGGTATCCAGCTGGGTATAGATGTTAACTGGGTCTGTTGCACCAAGCTCTTAAGAATTTATACATTGGCAATTGTTGTAGATCTTACAATATCATATTAACACACCTTTTCTTTACCTTGAGTATACATTTGCAACGTGGGTACTGGATTTGTTGCAATAGCCGAGAAGcttaatggtgaaaatatcaCCGTTGACTGATTTGCTGGGAAGTCCACAGAGctgtaatgtttgttttcttaacCACGTCTTACAACTGCAGAGGAACCAGCCTTATACTGGACGGGAGGCAGAACACATGGATGTCACCGTCCGTACTTACTTTGGTCAACGGCGGGCATTACCTTGTACGTGTGTCGGCGGTCAACGGTGCAGGGGCATCAACAGTGCACGAAACCGACGGTGTGATAGTAGACACCAGTCCACCTGATGTGTgtacattcattcataattAATAGTGGTATTTGAACAAAgattttttatgtacatattacatAACCTTATTTTCTTACACAAACGTTTCCACAGACACAGTCTTCTCTATCGTCTTCCACAGCGTAATGGTAGTAGTAATGGTTTATTTATAAATCCATATCTCTACAGTCGCAGCCCGACGGCTGAATTAGTAGTTGTCCACTGTGCTCTGGTATATGATATTACAATGTGAAATAACACTGTGCTAACGGGGAACTTCTAATTAGTACAAAGTAGCTGGGTCTATCATTATATAATTGTTATGAGAACAATGCGTTCTCAAATGTTACAAATACCACTGCTACTCCTTGCCGCTTTGTGACAAAAAGGCAAGGATGCGGCCCAAACATGACTGAGTCTCTTCTTCTCTCGTCTCAATTTATGAATGGTGTATACTTTCTGACCTAGATGGCTTCCGTAATGAACCGTGTACATTTGATGTCCTCTGTATTACTTCGCAATATATGATGCAGTTGTTTGTTGCAGCGTGGTACGTCACTGCTGACATGTTTTCTTCTCTCCGCTTCCTTGTTCTAAGCTCTGGTGTAGCTTCTCTTTTCAACGTTTACAGCGTccttcctgtttttttttcaatctagtACTAAATGTCCTTTCTGTCTCTTTAATATAATGTATCCTTTTTACAACTCCAACACTGGATTTTGTACACGCAGTTTGTTTTCACAGCATCCTCTAAGTTATCTTTGAGGTGGATCAAAATCGCTTGTAGTAAACGATTAAAGGTTATTCATCGAATGTGTTGATAATCATCTAGTATTGCGCTATCCTAAATTTTCTTGGcatatattataataataatgatatatataataattttcacagatgattagtctgaaGATTGGGGTGACATCAGGAGAACCAGAGGAGCTGGAGGACGGCTATGTTCTCCACACAGACCTACAGGGCATCCAGGCGTCCTGGATGGCTACTGACTTTGAGAGCGGCGTGGTGTCCTATTGGGCAGCTGTGGGAACAACCCCAGGTAAGATTCTATATAAGCAATATACAAACGCAAAATACTTCATAATGTGTTATCGTCTTTAACTATTGTGTCAATAGTGTTGATGCCATCGTAccattatgtatatacattgtgtcTTGTATTGGTTATCGATGTCTACGTTTTTCTGTATAATATGCTCATAAACATGTTATTTGCAGGTGGCAGTGATGTCAGTGATTACCAACACATTGGGCATGAAACGGACGGATACGTCGGAAATCTCAATCTTCAACTCACTAACAAAACAACCTACTCACCTGTCTACTATCTAACGGTGAAGGCTGAGAATGCGGCGGGTAGCTTTTCAACGAACATCActtcaaggtaaaaaaaatcaaatcttttAGTTCCTAGGTTACTTCTGTTAATCTTAGGTATCGTTCATAATAAAGTATTCCACACATGATGACACCATCAGTCGTCGGTGCTGtaactgtttaagtcaagggttaacagacatttttgttcacaatacagtactgtaacccaaaacgcttgagtggctccatgagccttgttttgcggtaaatcctaagtaaataaaaattaGATTAAGAATGTTCCAAGGGTTAGACTTGAATGTATTTTGACCATTACGACATAAAGACATGCATACAAACTTTTACCATTGATCCAACGGCTCCAAGTTGTAGTCAACTTGACACCATGTACGTTCTCAAATTCAGCCCTATAAAGGTAGTCCGCGCTGATCAAGCCGGAACAGTAACTGACGGCTGGGAGACGTGGACTACAGTAGAACAGGCCATGACTGTGGATGTCGACTATCAGAGGGATGTGTCAACTGTCACAGTCCAGGTAAGAActtgtacatatgtatacaatacaaatacaatatgtatatatgtacatatatgtatatatatatatagaaatagaaaaatgaTAGGAAGATACCGACGTCTAGTCACACCACTACAAGAAGACTATAAGAGTCAGTCAacctgttttcttttaaatataAAAATTGTTCAGGTTTTAATTTTGGTAAATTAAACATGCCGAAAGCTCATGGGATGCTTTGCTAACCGCCAATTCTATAAAGGATGCAACTATTGATAATAGACATAGTCGTTTTGTTGCTCACTTACACAGTTTGGCGGGTTTGAGAGTGAGCAGCACGGCATCACCCATTACGAGTGGTCGGTGGGGACGGAGCCGAGACTGGACGATGTGCAGCCGTACACAGCAGCGGGGATTGCACTGTCGGACCATACCGATAATCCTGGAGGAGGTGTGTTTCATGCATGCTAGAGTGTACTGTCTACGTTTTTTTGAGTTCTTGAGGAGATCTCGaaatttttcaattttggggcccctagcaACTTTTTAGCTACTGCAGCGGATATTCCGTGTtttagacatgctatggtcatgacaATGTGACAGATAGCTCTTCGGGTGAAGATTAAGTCGACTAGGTTTGAAACCCTTTCTGACTATTTTTGGAAATGCAGGAGCAGATTTTCTTTCAGACTTTACAAGAGAATAGCTCAAGAAGGTGTTGAAGGATCGATGATTTTTGGTGTATAGATAACTTATTAATTTAATAAGCAATCATTCAGACAATCCCAAGCTACTTATACAAATAAGGATCTAATAGGCTTCGTTTATGAATAAAGTTTATAAATGTGATAAATTCTATGATATGACTGTCAAACATGTGGCACATTTGTCTGATGCAAATGAATATATCATTTGTACACTACGAAAAAATTATTTGTTTTACAAATTTCCTTAAAAACTAAACATTTTCAAGAATAAATAAGAGATCAAAATGGAAGATTCTTTCCATGGAATTTCTTACAACAAGGAATAATTTCTTATAATAATCTAATAAATTAATTCTCGGAGAGATTTGTACTCCAAAGAATTttagaaattcaagattgtttttGACGGCCAGCAGTTTCACAAACaatatatataaaaatgataTAGATACGGGGATGGGGCACGCTTGTAGAACTCTGGAGTTAAGATATAtccattatttatttattactcGTAATGTTTCTGTAGAGTACCGAAACCCAGCTTACAAAACATTCACCAAAGCCAAAACAATTGCAAAGCCCTAAGCGTAAAGTTCCATTAAAGCTTATTAAACGCTTTCTCACAATCGGGTATAAAAATCATCCCGGGTAGGTTTATTTTTTCATATAGTTTATTTCAGTAATTTGACAGATATTTTCACCCATAAATCTATTTTTGAAGAAGCCACTTTGATCTGTATCTATTAAATTCGCAATAATCTTTCTCATCCAAGTGCAGTAACTTTAGACAGAATGCGTACATCGCAGCATAACAGCGACAAGGTCACCAGTTAAGAGATATTTATACTGTCCATCTGCATCTTGTTTAAGTAACTAATAGAGTAATCGATCTTTATTCATGGGAACTTGATAGATTTCCCTTTTCATATGCATAGTTAAAAGACTGTTACATGGGATTCtttaatgttgcaaaaaaaagactGGGACTGGAACTGGAATCTCATCAATGTCCGGGGATTTACGATCTTAAAAGCTATCAATAGCTTCCCACAAATCATTTTCAGTGATAAGGCCTTCACAGGAGTTTCTCTGTTTAGTATTTAATTGTACATGATTATCGTTTGGAAAGAAAGGATCTCATCTAATGGCATTGGGgattgataaatgaataaagtaaATGATAAAACAAATCTTCTATAATACGTGAAGGGTCCTGTCTGTCTTCACCATCAGTTGTTTTCAAGTTAATAACgtaacatttttctttaaaaaatttcgtCGAACAAGGCCAAGGAAGTGTTTAGTTCAGCTATCAGCAAATTCTATCCAAGCAGCTCTTTGTTTGTAGAACATCTTTCATATTTCTGTTCATATAATATTTCTTATCCTCTCTGCAGAGAGCTAGGTTCGCCAAGTATAGTTTGCGTCGGTACATCTGTCTCGTCTGCTACTTTCTCAGTCAACGTCTCgatatgtttttatatttcagccataccataagtatggtgaaatacattgtattcgtaatgtttcttctcctgtcaaatatTCAAAACACGTTATCTCCGTCGTTCGtagaccaaatgacctgaaatttggcacaatggtagagtgggctaataccccagacgttttttttttcatttttttttcatatctgcctttaagaTGATTATATTGAggtttttggcaattttttatattttggcTCCCTGTACCcgggtattacagccgaatgacctgaaatttgatacagagatgctttgatcatatgcccacatagACTctataacagttttggcatatggtacaacaaaatgcttaattttgtcatttttggccatttattctacaaaaaaaaaggatattttaggctcctgtaccctcgttttacaaccaaatgacctaaaatttcgTATAGGAGTGCCTTCCACATATGCGCACAAGTATCTAATTacaattttggcatacagtacaacaaaatgcttaattttgcgatttttttggccttttttgacaaaaatagtacatttttggctcctgtaccctcgtttcacaaccaaatgacctgatgCTCTAGGTGTTCTAGGTGTtaattcaaatgacccatgtataatttctggcataaaccacttcaaaatgatatattttaggatttttttggtcattttccaatggccagaGAGGTCAATGACcacaaggtcgttgacccccggCAGACTGCATGTGCATATGTCCATACAACTTAATTAAAAAGTTATTTGGTAACCATTCGTGTAGGCTGATTCAATATTCTGAGTAGGTtacggcagccaatcagcgagcctgctgttatctggatgagtccattcctGCACGGAGgggttagtttttttttaaattcatctttggactagtgattatgtaaagtctttcagtgggagtatttttggactggtctattttgcaattttacatgggatgTGCTGGAATAGTCCATAATTGCACATAATCCATTTTTAGCAGAAGTgttttttagactggtctattttatacacgggggaccttttttgctaagttcaattttggactaggtttcttattcaaaggccatgttttcagtgggagtatttctggacaggtctattgtgcaaattccaATGGGGTGCACTGAAAGACTCCATTCTTGTACGGGGTAATTCTTTAAGAGTCCTTTTGGGGCAAAACTGTGcttagtaaaagtgatatttGAGCAGAAGTGTTCCCTTTTCACACATATGGATGATTTTGGAActgtctattgttgcatggggagggaaatggctgaaatatgctgtagcAAATgtctgcctttctagtttttaaaTATCGTTTTCTTTCGACACGAAGTTTTGTCTCTTACTCCAGGCAAATGTCATGTAGAAAAGTAGCATGACTACTATTTTTAGGAGTGCATGTTGCTTTTAGTCGTCCACAGTAAAGGCATCAAGGTCGTGTTGTAAATTTGATTGCTGTTTGATCAGGAAATCACTCAGCCACAGAAGAGGagaaaataaacaatacatttttactCCCATACCACTGTATGGTGGAGTGGAAAGTTGTAAGAACCTGCTTATTTATGTTTGCAGGCATCAGTAGCCATGGGAAGGCTCAGTCCCTCATACCCCTAAGCCCCGGTGTACAGTACTACGCCACGGTCCGAGCTATCACCGGTGCAGGGAACGTGCTGGACTTCGCTACAGACGGGTTCACAGTCGACATCACTCCGCCTGTCATACAGATAGACAGCGTTGGTGTACAGATTGGTAATACTTCCATTGGACAGGATTGGGTACGTCCTCAGTATCAGAAGTCAGCTGATTCTCTCAGTGCACGTTGGTGAGTAAAAATATTCGCATCTTTGCCCGACGCATATAGCTCAGTCTTATAATTTTGTAACCTACCATTCTATgcatttttattgaaaataatcgtttgcttctttcattttgaagacgattcatcatcatcatattattTGATCTCCATAAAGGTAGCTACAAACCATCGTTTTTTTCCCATTCGGTAGGCAAGTCATTGAAAAAAAGGATACCGTAGCCTACTCGGCGTTCTGCTTCGGAAGTTACCCCGGTGCCTGTAACATCTACCCATTCACAAATACCACTGTCACGTCAGTGCCTAACTCCCTGGTGAAACCGTTAACAGAGGGACTGCCAAACATATTTAGTATTTCAGTGATGAACAGGGTAAGTCAAGGGAGTAGTTCACTTTCGCGGTTGCGGCTTTCCTGCGTTCTATGTCGAATTGTTGAATTTGTGCTAATTTACTTATAATAGGAATATTATGCAACACTTACGAAATGATAtctagaaagacaacaaaacacacaaagcgcaaaaaaattgttttttttttaccaaatgaCATTTGTTGAGCGCAACAGCAATGTCATCAACGTACGACGTCTTCAATGAGATACTTAAGTCACTTCATACAACAACTACTTAATATGACAGGTGGGAAAGGTTGCACTGATTGAAATAATCTAAAGACAGAatttatattttcttttacagttAATGGCCAAAGATCGACGAAGTTAGcgcaatgaaaacaaagatgatgatgataatgaccaGTGGCTCAGTCGAATTGGTTGTAACGCATTGTATAGAATGCAATGTTCTGGTCCAAGAAGTATAAATCACTGGTAAAGAataagaactagaaaggccgacatttgcttgagagcaaatacagcatatttcagccatctccctcctcatgtaacaatagactgttccaaaatcactcatgtgcaaaaatggaacacttctgcttaaaatgtcttctaactactaatcacacttatgagcaaaaatgaatcttacaaaaaccccttcaagaatggactcaaaaaaatagacgactccaaaaacacttccgctaagaaatggaatttggaatcatcagccgtccaaaaccatatttgaaaaaaaatcccccctctgtgcaagaattgACTCTTCCTGCCTTATACcttatgtaaagtggagcgatccaaaaatatatcaactaaaatagtcagcaaagtccacaaaatgaatttaaaaaaataccccctccgtcgaagaatggaatctcccagctcaccctgtttgaaattgcacaatagacaagtccagaaatactcacagtacatggccttttgtataagaagcaacccagtccaaaactgaatttaaaaaaagtcccccgtgcatgaatgggctcttccagataacacaaggcttgctgattggctgccgaatcctcctcatgtacagtcttcaggtgggggtaaacttccatttaacaaatggaattcggaatcatcacccatgtccaaaactgattttttttaaatcccccctatgtgcaacaatggactgtcccagtagtagtcttatgtcaagtggatcagtgcgaaaacacttccactaaaaaaacattggcattatcacaaagtctaaaagtaaattttaaaatacaccccctgtccaacaatggactcttccagcaaaataagctctctcattggctggccattaattggatttaccttgtccaccaaccacctggatgtctatggactaggtagataggtagataattggatctacctggcacacctgtggccctgacacaccagaatgacctagaggtcgttgacctcggcactccaaccttacctatcctaaactctcccacaaaaacccccttaaggagccattttgaagtgatttataccacatattatacatggatcctttgaataagtatctagggcacctctgtgccaaatttcaggtcatttggatgtaataccatggtacagggggccaaaatatacagttttggtccaaaagttgcaataaaacctcaataaaatcatttaaggagcagatatgaaaaaaatgaaaaaaacacatttgggtatttgcccactctacccttgtgccaaatttcaagtcatttggtccagaaacggcggagatgaatcgctttgaaaatttgacaggagaaagaaagaaagaaagaaacattacgaatacaatatatttcaccatacctatggtatggctgaaatataaaaattgcaTGTACGTATTAAATTGCATTGATACCaatttgtttggttttgttGTTGAAAGGTTGGTCTTTGGGGACAGGCTATCTCGGGTAGCTTGACTGTTGACGAGACCCCTCCTGTTGCCGGTGAGGTTTTCTGTCCCCAGTTTGTACAAGACGCCAGTGAGCTGTCCTGTCACTGGCACGGGTTCTATGACACGGAGAGCACCATCCAGTACTACATGTTTGGTGTTGGGGAAGCTGAGGGAGATGACTCCGTCTTTAACTTCACTCATATTCCACATTACCAAACGCAATACAGACCCACAGGTATGTATCTTTTTTGTATAAATGATTATATTCCCTTCAATCTTTCACAACACTTGCTACTACTTCCTTATAAGTATGTACACTCTAAAATGTAACGGCAGCTTAGTAGTACGTTCCATACATTGATTAATATATATTTACAGGGCTGACCATGGCACATGGGGCGCTTTACTATGTCACTGTTATCGCGTTCAATGCTGTTTAGGACTTTCAGGCTGCATATTCTGCACCAATCGTGATCGACTTCACTCCTCCTGTTGCCGGCCGGGTTGTGGAACTGAGTCGGTATGAGGAAGTGAACAGGACAACCAACAATATTACAAGGATGGTTACCTGCACATCGGAACAAGGTTTACtgtgcatattttttttaaacagagcTAAATTTAGGAAAAAAGGAAAGACTGAAATCCACCCCATTAAAACGGGACTTTTTGGTCAATCTTTGAAGGGGGGGGGTCTTTTCAGGCCCACATTTGTAACTTCTAAACGACCTATCATACGGCCACAAAATTTTCACAGAATGACACAAACGGTAAACAAATTaatctccacacacacacacaaacaaatatacGAGCAGTCCTGTACCTCAGACTTGAAGTGATttactgtgttgttgtttcatcATTTCCAGAGTGCAATGCTCTGGACGTGAAGTGTCAGAAGTCCCTTTCTCAAGTCGCAGTGGCCTGGGAAACATTTCGTGACCCTGAAAGTGAAATCGCAAGGTAACAGAACGTTAATCATTCCATGCGTTGCGTTTTGTAACAAGTAGTTTTGAATTATTTGCAATGCTATAAGCATTGTTTCATAAAAATGATATATCTGTTGCAGGGATAGTCATTGATCTCTTTTGCCCCTTTCTTCATCTGTTCCAAAGGTATGAGGTAGCGCTTGGAACAAGTCCAGGAGGTGGACAGCTTCGGGACTTTACAGTTGTCAACACAGTGCAGAACTATTTCGTTATATCGGGGCTGGACCTGACAACTGTCACTGAGGTATTTGCCACCGTGAGAGGAACAAACGCCGCAGGTAAGGTGCTGAATCTGAACTACTGGACTGTTCTCGACGATTGTTAGTGTCTGCCCTAATTAGACATCAGATTATAAGTCGTTGCTTAATTGTATTTGGCTTACAACTTTTTAGGACTGTCAACCGTGTCCACTTCAAATGGTGTTTACATCAGCCGCTTGAGTGCCGGGTTGCCACCTCTGAGAGAGATTAGGGTCTGGGATGGAGAAGATTTTACCAAGGATTTGTAAGTAGATATCATACACTCATTGAAAGTTATCTCTCTAATTTTTTCGCCGACGAATTCCTTTCCTATGTACGCATTTTGTTCAGTTATGTTTTGTTTGCATTGACCTTTAAACGTAAGTCAGATCTACATACATTGGCATTCCCAAATCAGGGACTACCAAGACCACAATGAGGAGCTCTCTGCCCACTGGGACTTCAGCGGGGACCCGTGCCCCATCTCTAAGTACGAGTGGAGTATTATAAAGGTTGATGGTACCGTCATACAGCCTTTCGTTGACGTTCCTCCAGGTAATTTTTCAATTTATAACTGATACCTTACAGATCGCCCCCCCTTAGTGAAATGAAGGATATTGTCCAGTAGCAGATATTGCAGAGTAGTAGTATTGTATAGTCCTGCCATCGTTCTCTGCTCATGTAGGATTCTTCATGTGACAGCACATTACAAACGTTTGTGATTCCTCGTAGAGACGAAAAATTAAGACAGCACATAGATACTCAGCTTGAAGATTACCCCATTACAAGCTTTGTCAATGAGAattaaataaaaatgattttgtataATAACTGAGTAAAAGTAATTATCATGTGCGGAAATTCACGTCCTCCGTATTAGTTTGTTTCCTATCGAAAGTTATAGAGAAGGTGTCACTTTCAAAACAAGGATATGATATGTTTTATACGAAGGCCAAACATATGGCAACAACGA comes from Branchiostoma floridae strain S238N-H82 chromosome 2, Bfl_VNyyK, whole genome shotgun sequence and encodes:
- the LOC118410564 gene encoding uncharacterized protein LOC118410564 — translated: MSPSVLTLVNGGHYLVRVSAVNGAGASTVHETDGVIVDTSPPDMISLKIGVTSGEPEELEDGYVLHTDLQGIQASWMATDFESGVVSYWAAVGTTPGGSDVSDYQHIGHETDGYVGNLNLQLTNKTTYSPVYYLTVKAENAAGSFSTNITSSPIKVVRADQAGTVTDGWETWTTVEQAMTVDVDYQRDVSTVTVQFGGFESEQHGITHYEWSVGTEPRLDDVQPYTAAGIALSDHTDNPGGGISSHGKAQSLIPLSPGVQYYATVRAITGAGNVLDFATDGFTVDITPPVIQIDSVGVQIGNTSIGQDWVRPQYQKSADSLSARWQVIEKKDTVAYSAFCFGSYPGACNIYPFTNTTVTSVPNSLVKPLTEGLPNIFSISVMNRVGLWGQAISGSLTVDETPPVAGEVFCPQFVQDASELSCHWHGFYDTESTIQYYMFGVGEAEGDDSVFNFTHIPHYQTQYRPTGLTMAHGALYYVTVIAFNAV